The following are encoded in a window of Hydrogenimonas thermophila genomic DNA:
- the dnaJ gene encoding molecular chaperone DnaJ, whose product MTELSYYEILEIERTATQEEIKKAYRKMALKYHPDRNQNDKEAEEKFKLVNEAYQVLSDENKRAIYDRYGKAGLEGQGFHGFEGQNYEDIMDDLSAIFESVFGGGFTGRRSSRGSGEKYNLDLSAQMELSFKEAIFGTEKELKYRYKKPCEPCKGTGAKDGNVTNCEYCNGQGQVYMRQGFMTFAQTCPQCHGSGQTVKEKCTKCSGTGYEEVETTTTVNIPEGVDDGNRLRIPNAGNIGIGGRRGDLYITFYVEEDEHFIRHGDDIYLEVPVFFTQAVLGDTIEIPTLRGKKELKLPQGVKDKEQFIFRGEGVRNVHSGQMGNMIAQIKIVYPKSLNDKQKELLKELQESFGIESKPHESIFESTFEKIKGWFKNK is encoded by the coding sequence TTGACAGAGTTAAGCTATTATGAAATATTAGAAATTGAGCGTACAGCGACACAAGAAGAGATTAAAAAGGCGTACCGAAAAATGGCACTTAAATATCATCCTGATAGAAATCAGAATGATAAAGAGGCTGAAGAGAAATTCAAACTTGTTAATGAAGCCTATCAGGTTCTTAGTGATGAAAATAAAAGAGCTATTTATGATAGATATGGAAAAGCTGGTCTTGAAGGACAAGGCTTCCATGGTTTTGAAGGACAAAACTATGAAGATATAATGGATGACTTAAGTGCAATATTTGAATCAGTCTTTGGAGGAGGTTTTACAGGACGCAGATCAAGCAGAGGATCAGGAGAAAAATATAATCTAGATCTATCTGCACAAATGGAGTTGAGCTTTAAAGAAGCCATTTTTGGTACTGAAAAGGAGCTAAAGTACAGATATAAAAAACCTTGTGAACCTTGCAAAGGAACTGGTGCAAAAGATGGTAACGTTACCAATTGTGAATATTGCAATGGACAAGGTCAGGTATATATGCGACAAGGCTTTATGACATTTGCACAAACTTGTCCTCAGTGTCATGGTAGTGGACAAACAGTTAAAGAGAAGTGCACAAAATGTTCAGGAACAGGTTATGAAGAGGTAGAGACTACAACAACTGTAAATATTCCTGAAGGTGTTGATGATGGAAATCGTCTTCGTATTCCAAATGCTGGTAATATTGGTATAGGTGGACGACGTGGAGATTTATACATTACTTTTTATGTAGAAGAGGATGAACATTTTATTCGTCATGGAGATGATATATATTTAGAAGTTCCAGTATTTTTCACTCAAGCTGTACTTGGAGATACTATTGAAATTCCTACACTTAGAGGGAAAAAGGAGCTTAAACTTCCACAAGGGGTAAAAGATAAAGAGCAGTTTATTTTTAGGGGAGAAGGTGTAAGAAACGTTCATAGTGGACAGATGGGTAATATGATTGCTCAAATTAAAATAGTTTATCCTAAATCACTCAATGATAAACAAAAAGAGTTACTAAAAGAGTTACAAGAGAGTTTTGGAATTGAATCTAAACCTCATGAAAGTATCTTTGAATCTACTTTTGAAAAGATCAAAGGATGGTTTAAAAATAAATAG
- the recR gene encoding recombination mediator RecR, whose translation MKNKIESFENLVSALESLPAIGKKSAQRIAYYMTMEDHFAAMKIAHAIEKAVQKIQKCERCGAMSEDELCPVCADMTRDHSKLCIVEHAKDILQIESSGDFDGTYFVMESVDHLDSSKLIDRIEEGVEEVIFAFTPSIATDAMILFIEDKLKDYDLVFTKIAQGVPTGVSLENIDMLSLSRAIQDRVKV comes from the coding sequence TTGAAGAATAAGATTGAAAGTTTTGAAAATCTTGTCAGTGCATTAGAATCACTACCTGCAATTGGAAAAAAGTCGGCACAAAGAATAGCTTATTATATGACAATGGAAGATCATTTTGCTGCAATGAAGATAGCTCACGCTATAGAAAAGGCTGTCCAAAAGATTCAGAAATGTGAACGATGTGGTGCAATGAGCGAAGATGAACTTTGTCCAGTATGTGCAGATATGACACGTGATCACAGTAAACTTTGTATTGTCGAACACGCAAAAGATATTTTGCAAATAGAGTCAAGTGGTGATTTTGATGGAACATATTTTGTTATGGAGTCAGTAGACCATTTAGACAGCAGTAAATTGATTGATAGAATAGAAGAGGGAGTGGAAGAGGTAATATTTGCATTTACTCCTAGTATTGCTACAGATGCCATGATCCTTTTTATTGAAGATAAATTAAAAGATTATGACCTTGTATTTACTAAAATAGCCCAAGGTGTTCCAACAGGTGTAAGCTTGGAAAATATTGATATGCTGTCACTTTCACGAGCTATTCAGGATCGTGTAAAGGTTTAA
- a CDS encoding shikimate dehydrogenase, with product MKLFAIFGDPVSHSKSPLMHNLAFKTLGFNGCYGRWQLIDGTKLRDTFIHLGLNGCNITVPHKEEAFKAADIVEPFAAEVQAVNTLVLKNNKLYGYNTDAPGFYRALQKLGTTKSALIIGAGGTARALALFLRSKDINIEVVNRSERRLKWFKDEGFVCHTWDSFNPSSKDVVINTTSAGLSDESLPMPKELLDQSLKKAKYAVDVIYGKDTPFLKEAKKLTLPFFDGSEMLLQQGIIAFDYFTDHQYTLDEIETAMRPFLSL from the coding sequence ATGAAACTATTTGCAATATTTGGAGACCCTGTAAGCCATTCAAAATCGCCTTTAATGCACAATTTAGCCTTTAAAACACTTGGCTTTAATGGATGTTATGGTAGATGGCAACTTATAGATGGAACAAAACTGCGTGATACTTTCATTCATTTAGGGCTAAATGGATGCAACATTACCGTTCCTCACAAAGAGGAGGCTTTTAAAGCAGCAGATATAGTTGAACCTTTTGCTGCAGAAGTTCAAGCAGTAAACACACTTGTTTTAAAAAATAATAAACTTTATGGATATAATACTGATGCACCAGGATTTTACCGAGCTCTCCAAAAACTTGGGACAACCAAGTCAGCACTGATTATAGGAGCTGGTGGTACTGCACGTGCTCTTGCTCTTTTCTTACGATCTAAAGATATCAACATAGAAGTAGTCAACCGCTCTGAAAGACGTCTTAAATGGTTTAAAGATGAAGGCTTTGTCTGCCACACTTGGGATAGCTTTAACCCATCTTCAAAAGATGTTGTTATCAATACTACATCAGCAGGCTTAAGTGATGAAAGCCTTCCGATGCCAAAAGAGTTATTAGACCAATCTTTAAAAAAAGCCAAATATGCCGTTGATGTTATTTATGGAAAAGATACCCCATTTTTAAAAGAAGCAAAAAAGCTTACTCTACCATTTTTTGATGGTTCAGAGATGCTTTTACAACAAGGTATCATTGCTTTTGACTACTTTACAGATCATCAATATACACTTGATGAAATTGAAACAGCAATGAGACCATTTTTATCACTATAA
- a CDS encoding anthranilate synthase component I family protein yields MVFIKKILFDQFAPPALYAKVREHFSNDITMLFESVGGNDDGNFSFIFIGAKERLIYKNNQTTYIDEMGNRHFPSDDPFTFLKNYYAKIDQNSYKTKRLESGIGFLDGFIGYIGYDMVKVFEPVLKPFMDRLEDRDNIPDFDMIRPRLVLAFSHKTSELSLITSDESTYETFDSLIELIESPYEYMEMKPIIKSSGGKFAFDEEKFHKMVNDSKEMIKSGDVFQILMSNRYSEKAKVDPFSFYRILRSKNPSPYLFLLEYEDFSIAGSSPEVMVRLTDGNILLRPIAGTRKRGKTIDRDKELEAEMLNDPKECAEHIMLVDLGRNDVGRVAKAGTVKVTALMRVERYSHVMHMVSDVEAKIDDDKDMFDLFAATFTAGTMTGAPKIRAMELIAEFEGIKRGFYSGSVGYFGFDGNMDSSITIRTALIKPDEIVLQAGAGVVADSKPELEYLEVKNKLAALRSTLDDLRQ; encoded by the coding sequence ATGGTTTTTATAAAGAAGATACTTTTTGACCAATTTGCACCACCTGCTTTATATGCTAAAGTAAGAGAGCATTTTAGTAATGATATTACAATGCTTTTTGAAAGTGTCGGTGGCAATGATGATGGAAACTTTAGTTTTATCTTTATTGGAGCCAAAGAGCGTCTAATATATAAAAACAACCAAACAACATATATAGATGAAATGGGAAACAGACATTTCCCAAGTGATGATCCATTTACTTTTTTAAAAAACTATTATGCAAAGATAGATCAAAACAGTTATAAAACCAAACGACTAGAGAGTGGGATTGGATTTCTTGATGGCTTTATTGGCTATATTGGTTACGATATGGTAAAAGTTTTTGAGCCTGTATTAAAACCTTTTATGGATAGACTTGAAGATAGAGATAACATCCCCGATTTTGATATGATTCGTCCACGGTTGGTTCTTGCTTTCTCACATAAAACAAGTGAACTTAGTCTTATCACATCAGATGAATCAACATATGAAACATTTGATTCATTAATTGAACTAATTGAGTCTCCATATGAATATATGGAAATGAAGCCCATAATAAAAAGTTCAGGCGGTAAATTTGCTTTTGATGAAGAAAAATTCCACAAAATGGTCAATGACTCAAAAGAGATGATCAAAAGTGGTGATGTTTTCCAAATTTTAATGTCAAACCGATACAGTGAAAAGGCAAAAGTAGATCCATTCAGTTTCTACAGAATTTTACGCTCAAAAAATCCATCACCTTATCTCTTTTTATTAGAATATGAAGATTTTTCTATTGCTGGAAGCTCTCCGGAAGTAATGGTTAGGTTAACAGATGGAAACATTCTACTTAGACCAATTGCAGGTACACGAAAACGTGGTAAAACAATTGACAGAGATAAAGAGTTAGAAGCTGAAATGTTAAATGACCCAAAAGAGTGTGCAGAACATATAATGCTAGTTGATTTGGGACGAAATGATGTTGGACGAGTGGCAAAAGCAGGAACTGTTAAAGTTACAGCTCTTATGCGTGTAGAAAGATACTCTCACGTAATGCATATGGTAAGCGATGTCGAAGCCAAAATAGATGATGACAAAGATATGTTTGATCTCTTTGCAGCTACATTTACTGCCGGAACAATGACAGGTGCTCCTAAAATTCGTGCTATGGAATTAATAGCTGAATTTGAAGGTATAAAACGAGGATTTTACAGTGGTAGCGTAGGATATTTTGGATTTGATGGAAATATGGATAGCTCTATTACTATTAGAACTGCTCTTATTAAACCAGATGAGATTGTATTACAAGCAGGTGCTGGTGTTGTTGCAGACAGTAAGCCTGAACTTGAGTACCTTGAAGTCAAAAATAAACTAGCTGCACTTAGAAGCACACTGGATGATTTGAGACAATAA
- a CDS encoding SPOR domain-containing protein: MQNQQQDNLDDIIINSNKGSNLKKLMLAAAVLLLVLILIILITKTLIQPEEKQKTQVILPPEPVSKPVAKPQEPLFEEIPIENENKDTKINEVIGKIKKQAYETDTKETTPNKSVKSSSSKIAQPKYTERSNTHSSKTNNEYYIQVGAFFNYPPDKKFLNAITKEKLSYVIVKGEKNGKTYEKVMIGPYPSRKKAKEALPVIRKRINQNAYITKK, translated from the coding sequence ATGCAGAATCAACAACAAGATAATTTAGATGACATAATAATAAACAGCAATAAAGGCTCAAATCTTAAAAAACTGATGTTAGCTGCTGCTGTTTTACTACTTGTACTTATATTGATCATTTTAATTACAAAAACTCTTATCCAGCCGGAAGAGAAGCAAAAGACACAAGTTATATTGCCACCTGAACCTGTAAGTAAACCTGTTGCAAAACCACAAGAACCACTTTTTGAAGAGATCCCAATCGAAAATGAAAACAAAGATACAAAAATTAATGAAGTTATTGGTAAAATCAAAAAACAAGCATATGAAACAGATACAAAAGAAACAACTCCTAATAAAAGTGTAAAATCAAGTTCATCAAAAATTGCTCAACCTAAATATACTGAAAGAAGCAATACTCATAGCAGTAAAACAAATAATGAATATTATATTCAAGTTGGTGCTTTTTTTAATTACCCACCTGACAAGAAATTTTTAAATGCAATTACTAAAGAAAAACTCTCTTATGTAATAGTTAAAGGTGAAAAAAATGGAAAGACATATGAAAAAGTAATGATTGGGCCATATCCATCAAGAAAAAAGGCTAAAGAGGCTCTTCCTGTTATTAGAAAAAGAATAAATCAAAATGCCTATATTACAAAGAAGTAA
- a CDS encoding DUF1882 domain-containing protein, translating into MYNVDTQLIKFVTDHYYIQRPGIVNKIIHNGRTFYNKFERIDEPLTRMVMNDHADGKIVVAHDMINRHNKVENIVFDYNGRNPDRFWHRAQLMLREEGFINFTAYETKTPGHLHLYVHKGHTTFQEAIQLGRLLSTKLATKLPKEWRMFPTTDLPREYNILILPYKLYAKERGASWSKHM; encoded by the coding sequence ATGTATAATGTAGATACGCAACTCATCAAATTTGTCACAGATCATTACTATATACAAAGACCAGGCATAGTAAATAAAATAATTCATAATGGTCGTACTTTTTACAACAAATTTGAGCGTATCGATGAACCATTGACACGCATGGTCATGAATGACCATGCAGATGGAAAAATTGTAGTTGCTCATGATATGATAAACCGTCATAATAAAGTTGAAAATATTGTATTCGATTACAATGGTAGAAACCCTGATCGATTTTGGCACAGAGCACAACTTATGTTAAGAGAAGAAGGCTTCATTAACTTTACTGCTTATGAAACAAAAACGCCTGGGCATCTACACTTATATGTTCATAAAGGACATACAACATTCCAGGAAGCAATTCAGTTAGGTAGACTACTTTCAACAAAATTAGCTACAAAACTTCCAAAAGAGTGGAGAATGTTTCCTACAACAGATCTTCCAAGAGAGTACAATATTTTGATATTACCATACAAACTTTATGCAAAAGAGCGTGGTGCGTCATGGTCAAAGCATATGTAA
- a CDS encoding serine hydroxymethyltransferase, which translates to MTILQQNDSIVYEIIENELKRQTDHLEMIASENFTFPEVMEAQGSVFTNKYAEGYPYKRYYGGCEYADAIEQLAIDRAKLLFGCEYANVQPHSGSQANGGVYAAMLKAGDKILGMDLSHGGHLTHGAKVSFSGKNYQSFTYGVELDGRINYDRVADIAKIVKPKMIICGASAYAREIDFAKFREIADSVGALLMADIAHIAGLVVAGEHPHPFPHCDIVTTTTHKTLRGPRGGLILTNDEELAKKINSAIFPGIQGGPLVHVIAAKAVGFGKNLSDEWKLYARQVKANAKVLADILISRGYDVVSGGTDNHLVLVSFLNKEFSGKDADAALGRAGITVNKNTVPGETRSPFVTSGIRIGSPALTARGMKEAEFEIIANAICDVLDDIENHEKQEKIKEEMTELARKFVIYNQPTY; encoded by the coding sequence ATGACAATTTTACAACAAAATGATTCTATCGTATATGAAATTATTGAGAATGAATTAAAACGACAAACAGATCATCTTGAGATGATCGCAAGTGAAAACTTCACTTTTCCTGAAGTAATGGAAGCTCAAGGAAGTGTATTCACTAACAAATATGCTGAAGGGTATCCATATAAAAGATATTACGGCGGATGCGAATATGCAGATGCTATTGAACAGCTAGCAATTGATAGAGCAAAGCTTCTTTTTGGATGTGAATATGCCAACGTTCAGCCACACTCAGGTAGCCAGGCTAACGGCGGAGTATATGCGGCAATGCTAAAAGCAGGCGATAAGATTCTTGGTATGGACCTTAGCCACGGAGGACACCTTACACACGGAGCCAAAGTTAGCTTTTCAGGTAAAAACTACCAAAGCTTTACTTACGGCGTTGAGTTAGATGGTCGTATAAACTATGACCGTGTTGCAGATATTGCAAAAATCGTAAAACCTAAAATGATTATCTGTGGTGCAAGTGCTTATGCACGTGAAATAGATTTTGCAAAATTTAGAGAGATTGCTGACAGTGTTGGTGCACTGCTTATGGCTGATATTGCCCACATTGCAGGACTTGTAGTTGCTGGTGAACATCCACACCCATTCCCTCACTGTGACATTGTAACTACAACAACCCATAAAACTCTTCGTGGTCCTCGCGGTGGCCTTATTTTAACTAATGATGAAGAGCTTGCTAAAAAAATTAACAGTGCTATCTTCCCAGGAATTCAAGGTGGTCCACTTGTACATGTTATTGCGGCAAAAGCTGTAGGTTTTGGCAAAAACTTGAGTGATGAGTGGAAGCTATATGCACGACAGGTAAAAGCAAATGCAAAAGTTCTTGCAGATATCCTTATCTCAAGAGGATATGATGTAGTAAGTGGTGGTACAGACAACCACTTGGTTCTTGTTTCATTCCTAAACAAAGAGTTTAGTGGAAAAGATGCTGATGCTGCTCTTGGTCGTGCAGGTATTACTGTTAATAAAAATACTGTTCCAGGCGAAACAAGAAGCCCATTTGTAACAAGCGGAATTCGCATAGGCTCTCCAGCTCTTACTGCAAGAGGTATGAAAGAAGCAGAATTTGAAATTATTGCAAATGCAATCTGTGACGTACTTGATGATATAGAAAATCATGAGAAACAGGAAAAAATTAAAGAAGAGATGACTGAACTTGCAAGAAAATTTGTCATCTATAACCAACCAACATACTAG
- the lysS gene encoding lysine--tRNA ligase, with product MFDNQYQQQRIEKAESLRQMGVNPYQNRVVKECTNREFLEKYSYLKDSEEQKAVDENCTVAGRIKFLRLMGKAAFAKIEDESGILQIYFSRDDLGDEWFKTVKKMVEVGDIVAATGFPFITRTGELTMHVKELQLVTKAITPLPEKFHGLQDIELRYRQRYLDMIMNPDVKQVFLMRSKIVSLIRRFFENHGFLEVETPMMHPIPGGANARPFITHHNALGVDRYLRIAPELYLKRLIVGGFEAVFEINRNFRNEGMDATHNPEFTMIEFYWAYHRYEDLMELTEEMFKTLFKELNLPEKLSYGELEIDFSIPFKRIAYKDALVQIGDVPEEILEDTQKIRDYLNSKGIEVEDHLTKGQLWGELFDAFVEEKLINPTFVTHFPIDISPLARRSDDNPEIADRFELFIAGKEIANGFSELNDPLDQYERFKAQAAQKDSDDEAMHMDEDYVKALGYGMPPTAGEGIGIDRLVMLLTNQHTIRDVILFPAMRPLKSQTENKENKEEEK from the coding sequence ATTTTTGACAACCAGTACCAACAGCAGCGTATAGAAAAGGCAGAATCATTACGGCAGATGGGCGTAAACCCTTATCAGAACAGAGTTGTAAAAGAGTGTACAAATAGAGAGTTTCTAGAAAAATACTCTTATCTGAAAGATAGTGAAGAGCAAAAAGCAGTAGATGAAAATTGCACTGTTGCCGGACGCATAAAATTTTTGCGTTTAATGGGTAAGGCTGCATTTGCAAAAATAGAAGATGAGAGTGGAATACTTCAAATCTATTTTAGCAGAGATGACTTGGGAGATGAATGGTTTAAAACAGTCAAAAAGATGGTTGAAGTTGGTGACATAGTAGCAGCAACTGGCTTTCCATTCATTACAAGAACAGGCGAACTAACAATGCATGTCAAAGAGCTTCAACTTGTTACAAAAGCTATTACCCCTCTTCCTGAAAAATTCCATGGCTTGCAAGATATTGAACTTCGTTATCGTCAGAGATATCTGGATATGATTATGAATCCAGATGTTAAACAAGTTTTTCTAATGCGTTCTAAAATTGTAAGTCTGATTAGAAGATTTTTTGAAAACCATGGATTTTTGGAAGTTGAAACACCTATGATGCACCCTATTCCAGGTGGAGCAAATGCAAGACCTTTTATTACTCATCATAACGCACTTGGTGTTGACAGATACCTTCGTATTGCGCCAGAACTTTACCTAAAAAGACTAATTGTAGGCGGATTTGAAGCGGTTTTTGAAATCAATAGAAACTTCCGTAACGAAGGAATGGATGCAACACACAATCCAGAATTTACAATGATTGAATTCTACTGGGCATATCACCGTTATGAAGATCTAATGGAGTTAACGGAAGAGATGTTTAAAACTCTATTTAAAGAGTTAAACCTGCCTGAAAAACTTTCATATGGTGAACTTGAAATAGACTTTTCAATTCCATTTAAACGCATAGCATATAAAGATGCTCTTGTGCAAATCGGTGATGTACCAGAAGAGATTTTAGAAGATACACAAAAAATACGTGACTACCTAAATAGTAAAGGAATTGAAGTAGAAGATCACTTAACTAAAGGACAGCTTTGGGGTGAGCTTTTTGATGCATTTGTAGAAGAGAAGTTGATAAACCCAACTTTTGTTACACACTTCCCTATTGATATAAGCCCGTTGGCACGTCGTAGTGATGACAATCCAGAAATTGCTGATCGATTTGAACTATTTATTGCTGGTAAAGAGATTGCCAATGGCTTTAGTGAGCTAAATGATCCTCTTGATCAGTATGAACGTTTCAAAGCTCAAGCGGCACAAAAAGATAGTGATGATGAAGCGATGCATATGGATGAAGATTATGTCAAAGCTCTTGGCTATGGTATGCCTCCTACAGCTGGTGAAGGAATAGGAATTGATAGATTAGTAATGCTACTTACTAATCAACATACTATTCGTGACGTTATCCTTTTCCCAGCGATGCGTCCACTAAAATCACAAACTGAAAATAAAGAGAATAAAGAGGAAGAGAAATGA
- a CDS encoding Fur family transcriptional regulator: MNKINIPQNTPLISYETLLEQFKQLLKKNNLKFTKQREVILSTLYNHEGHFTPEEIYQIIKSENPDLNTGIATIYRTLSLLENANIATSISFGTQGKKYELGVKAHHDHIICTKCGKILEFFDESIEKKQEKIAKSLGFKMEDHIMKIFGICPECQENK, from the coding sequence ATGAATAAAATTAATATACCACAAAATACTCCTTTAATTTCGTATGAGACACTGCTTGAACAGTTTAAACAACTTCTAAAAAAGAATAATCTGAAATTTACAAAACAGAGGGAAGTAATACTCTCAACTCTATATAATCATGAAGGTCACTTTACACCAGAAGAGATTTATCAGATTATTAAGAGTGAAAATCCTGATCTAAATACCGGTATTGCAACAATTTACAGAACACTCTCTCTGCTTGAAAATGCAAATATTGCGACATCAATATCATTTGGAACTCAAGGAAAAAAGTATGAGTTGGGTGTAAAAGCTCATCATGACCACATTATCTGTACAAAATGTGGTAAAATTCTGGAATTTTTTGATGAGTCCATTGAAAAAAAGCAAGAGAAGATTGCTAAATCTCTTGGCTTTAAAATGGAAGATCATATTATGAAAATCTTTGGCATCTGTCCAGAATGTCAAGAAAATAAATAA
- a CDS encoding CvpA family protein, whose product MTEIIWFDIVTLGVILIVGIKGIFNGLIKEIAGLLGIISGVFIASSYAEDFGMWIGSNIIKIDSQTALNMIGFLTLLTLIWLTFILAGILLSKLISISGMGIIDKLFGFIFAGGKIFVIVSAIVYALSNIEIIKKTTEKYVAESFMYPLYYETGKFIINIDPEKVKNEVNEIQKKAKKSVEKSAQTISNHLSSQKGLE is encoded by the coding sequence ATGACAGAGATTATTTGGTTTGACATTGTTACCTTAGGGGTAATATTAATTGTTGGAATCAAAGGTATTTTTAATGGACTGATAAAAGAGATAGCAGGTTTATTGGGTATAATCTCAGGTGTATTTATTGCATCAAGTTATGCTGAAGATTTTGGAATGTGGATTGGCTCAAATATTATAAAAATTGATTCACAAACTGCTTTAAACATGATTGGTTTTTTAACATTGTTAACACTTATTTGGCTTACCTTTATTTTAGCAGGGATTTTATTATCAAAACTAATATCTATCTCTGGAATGGGAATAATTGATAAACTCTTTGGCTTTATATTTGCTGGAGGAAAAATATTTGTAATTGTATCTGCAATAGTGTATGCTCTCTCAAATATTGAAATAATTAAAAAAACTACTGAAAAATATGTAGCTGAAAGTTTTATGTACCCTTTATATTATGAAACTGGAAAATTTATCATAAATATTGATCCTGAAAAAGTAAAAAATGAAGTTAATGAAATACAAAAAAAAGCCAAAAAGAGTGTTGAAAAAAGTGCTCAAACAATTTCAAACCATTTATCTAGCCAAAAGGGTCTAGAATGA
- a CDS encoding GGDEF domain-containing protein: protein MDSLISLKKTIQESCQKIESYIESEEIKEKDPFEVVSKSIEILFEQMSSRGYKMYIDEYLDTAAKKFTTECFDIAKQSVESFKLSNVKIEDITKTHTFEIDSIINSEEKSIDLNHFKKSFNLFQYNILNELENANNTIKDLEKEIEELQKQSNIDPMTKLYNRKALKNDLELLHQISQDKQINTTIMMIDVDDFKKINDQFGHLAGDKVLILLSRLIKSAIRETDKAYRYGGEELLIIFNRAKIEDAKIVAERILNTVRSNKIIYKGNVIKMTLSIGMTAYKAGDTPEKLIERADSAVYEAKRRGKDRLVIK, encoded by the coding sequence ATGGATTCTTTGATATCCCTAAAAAAAACTATTCAAGAGAGTTGTCAAAAAATTGAGTCTTACATTGAATCAGAGGAAATAAAAGAAAAAGATCCTTTTGAAGTAGTAAGCAAAAGTATTGAAATCCTTTTTGAACAAATGTCTTCACGCGGCTATAAAATGTATATAGATGAATATCTTGATACAGCAGCTAAAAAATTTACAACAGAGTGCTTTGATATAGCAAAACAGAGCGTGGAAAGTTTTAAACTATCTAATGTTAAAATTGAAGATATAACTAAAACTCATACATTTGAAATTGATAGCATTATCAATTCTGAAGAGAAGAGTATAGACCTAAACCACTTTAAAAAATCTTTTAATCTATTCCAATACAATATATTAAATGAGCTTGAAAATGCAAATAATACAATTAAAGATTTAGAAAAAGAGATTGAAGAGTTACAAAAACAATCGAACATTGATCCAATGACAAAGCTTTACAATAGAAAAGCTTTAAAAAATGATCTTGAACTGTTGCATCAAATATCGCAAGACAAACAAATTAATACAACCATAATGATGATTGATGTAGATGATTTTAAAAAAATCAATGATCAATTTGGACATTTAGCAGGCGATAAAGTACTCATACTGCTCTCAAGACTTATAAAATCAGCTATTCGTGAGACAGATAAAGCTTACAGATATGGAGGAGAGGAACTTTTAATCATCTTTAATAGAGCTAAGATTGAAGATGCTAAAATAGTTGCTGAAAGAATACTAAACACTGTTAGATCTAATAAAATTATCTATAAAGGTAATGTTATAAAAATGACATTAAGTATAGGAATGACTGCATATAAAGCTGGTGATACTCCAGAAAAACTCATTGAAAGAGCTGATTCTGCTGTTTATGAAGCTAAAAGAAGAGGAAAAGATAGGTTGGTTATAAAATGA